The genomic window GTCGGGTACATGGAGAGCGACGCGGAGACGATCGACACACGGAGTGACCGTCGGACGGTTCAGAGAAATTGGCCCGACGTTCAGGCGACGCTCCCAACGCTCCGGCTGCCGAGCTACACTGGGATCCAGGCGATCAACCTCTCGACCGGTGTTGTGAAGACCAAGAGAGAAATCGAGTTCGGAGGCCGGGCGCTACAGCGGCGCTTTGACTCGGACACGCAGGTTCCACTGGACGTGTCCATCCAATGGTGGCGGACGTTGGTAACGACCTACCGTGGCGCCTATCGCAACGGGACTGGCGTTGATCCGACCGGTGACACGGAACGAGAACAGGTGAGCCACCGTGTTTCACTCAATACGCAGCTTCTCCCTCCAGTCGCGATCGCCCGTCGCCTGGATCGACCGATCAGCCTGTCGCTCATCGGCGCCTACCGGTCAGATTTGAATTGCCGCGTCACGGTCACTGGAGACGATTGCGTCGCGTTCATTGACCTGGTTACGAAGACGGCGAGCATGTCCATGAACACGAGCGTTGGGGGCTTTGAGTTTGGCATTCAGTTGAGCTATGACGACCGCCAGTCCTTCGTGGGGCAGCAAACGGGGTCCACGCAGTTCCAGGTCGGAATCTTCGGTCAGCTCGATTTCGCCGCAGGGGGCCTGCCGATCGGGGGCAGATAGAAAGCTAGTTCATACGTGCATGGGAGAGCCCAGGGTGACCTGTCATCCTTGCCCATGCATGATGCCGAAGCTAGGTCGCAGAAACGCGCGGAAAGGAGGTCGTTCACTCCTTTCTGATATTTGTCCTGAGCGTCAAAGAAGCCACGGATGGTAGCAGGGCGTGCATACGGAATTCCCGACGGGGTCTGGGACAGCTCTCGAAGGATCGTCTTACGTGGTGACATGCGGTTCGGTGTTTCTGTGGGACGTTACAGGGTGCTATTTCTTGAATGGTCCTGCGGCACTGAGAGTTGCGAAGTGTCATCACTGGACGGAGCCTCCCGGCTTCGCGAGGATGGTGCGGTTACCGTCTACCGGAGCTTGGTGTGCCTGAAGATCTCTTGACCCCGTTGTTGCTTGTGGGCGCTGGCCTGATCGCCGGTACGATCAATTCGATCGCCGGGGGCGGGTCTCTTCTGACTCTGCCGCTGCTCATCTTCCTGGGTTTGCCCCCAACGATGGCGAATGCGACGAATCGCATCGCGATCTTCATCGGTGGAGTGGGCGCGACGGGCAGTTTCCACAAACGAGGACTGATCCCGACCGAGTGGGTGAAGTTTGCGCTTCCTCCGGCCTTGGTGGGTGTTGCGCTCGGGACCTGGGGTGCCATGACGATCGGCGACGTCGCCTTCGAACGGGTGCTCGCGGGTGTCCTTGTCATGGCGGCCGCTTGGATGATCTGGCACCCGGTGAAGTTTCCAACGGGAACCGAGATCCTAGCACCCGCCCCAGAGAAGAGATGGATCCGTCGCGGGGCGTTCTTCTTGTTTGGCTGCTACGGTGGCTTCATCCAAGCAGGGATCGGATTCATGTTTCTGGCGCT from Longimicrobiales bacterium includes these protein-coding regions:
- a CDS encoding sulfite exporter TauE/SafE family protein, which gives rise to MPEDLLTPLLLVGAGLIAGTINSIAGGGSLLTLPLLIFLGLPPTMANATNRIAIFIGGVGATGSFHKRGLIPTEWVKFALPPALVGVALGTWGAMTIGDVAFERVLAGVLVMAAAWMIWHPVKFPTGTEILAPAPEKRWIRRGAFFLFGCYGGFIQAGIGFMFLALLSANGLDLVRGNAVKVPLILAFTALAIPIFAYAGLLDWTAGLTLAAGQFFGAKLGVHLQVLKGQAWVRKVLTVAIVAFAIKLVLG